The following are from one region of the Ananas comosus cultivar F153 linkage group 20, ASM154086v1, whole genome shotgun sequence genome:
- the LOC109726053 gene encoding putative WEB family protein At1g65010, chloroplastic isoform X1 yields the protein MLSSKSRSGSSEMAPKASPFGPNSKPPSPKSTKSTPFSSDSSDSRSAKLLERKSSAKATPSPEKRSTKVTEMQQQISQLRDELKREKEEKTLTLEELTELKKRSSSSDRVRVLEKEVEKAKQSERKMLESLVSQTKQLEQTKISLEEAKLEIRNLEASASSASRSSRNLQTHLRNNGFFNAFAGEEEIKVLKNELKLATEAEEKSNKAMDDLAIALKEVTTEANQVKGKLLVKEMELENAKAEAKKLKASVEIMEEKLRLAREEAERLKLEADEAVAVWNERESGFIDCMKNSEDETNKLKQENTKLIESQRVVREENSKLRDILKQAVSEAAVVKEELEIARNENSHLKDILSEKENALQSIKQEYECIKVSEAAAQDSLKELKSMLDTTSTYSTKTPSSVDNGSTGQPNGSSTNVKSSEGTNGFQSNRWNGENSRVKKGRRHSIGEPAKFNGSMFDLEGSLEKSTDRKFASQSNVADMRAVTSMVVDEFEDEFDYIDRSHLDGMEYSAKQKKKKTILRKFGDIFRRKSLQRSNSTSFPSK from the exons ATGCTCTCTTCCAAGTCCAg ATCCGGGTCATCGGAAATGGCACCAAAAGCCTCTCCTTTTGGGCCTAATTCGAAACCTCCTTCCCCCAAATCCACGAAGTCGACGCCATTCTCATCGGATTCCTCGGATTCACGATCCGCCAAACTCCTGGAGCGCAAATCCTCCGCAAAGGCGACACCTTCCCCTGAG AAGCGAAGCACAAAAGTTACGGAGATGCAACAGCAAATTAGTCAACTCCGTGATGAACtgaagagggagaaagaggagaagaccCTAACTTTAGAGGAACTCACCGAGCTTAAGAAGAGAAGTTCTTCTTCGGATAGAGTACGAGTTCTTGAGAAAGAAGTGGAGAAGGCGAAGCAGTCGGAAAGGAAGATGCTTGAATCACTTGTCTCGCAAACCAAACAGCTTGAGCAAACCAAGATTTCTCTGGAAGAAGCCAAGCTTGAGATAAGGAACTTGGAGGCTTCTGCTTCTTCGGCCAGCAGAAGCAGTAGGAATTTGCAGACCCATCTTAGGAACAACGGGTTTTTCAATGCGTTTGCGGGTGAGGAGGAGATTAAAGTGCTTAAGAATGAGCTTAAGCTGGCCACAGAAGCCGAAGAGAAAAGCAACAAGGCAATGGATGACTTGGCCATTGCTCTCAAGGAAGTAACCACGGAGGCCAATCAAGTGAAGGGGAAGCTCTTGGTGAAAGAGATGGAGTTGGAGAACGCAAAAGCAGAAGCCAAGAAATTGAAGGCTTCGGTGGAGATCATGGAGGAGAAGCTTCGGTTGGCTCGTGAGGAGGCCGAAAGATTGAAGCTTGAAGCGGATGAAGCGGTCGCCGTgtggaatgagagagagagcggattTATAGATTGTATGAAGAACTCCGAAGACGAGACCAATAAATTGAAGCAAGAGAACACGAAACTAATCGAGTCGCAACGAGTGGTTAGAGAAGAGAATTCCAAGTTGAGGGATATACTGAAGCAAGCGGTGAGCGAAGCCGCTGTGGTGAAAGAAGAGTTAGAAATTGCGAGAAACGAGAATTCTCACCTAAAAGATATACTATCTGAAAAGGAAAATGCATTACAGAGCATTAAGCAAGAATATGAATGCATTAAGGTCAGCGAAGCTGCGGCGCAAGATAGTCTAAAGGAATTGAAGAGCATGCTTGATACAACTTCTACTTACTCAACCAAAACTCCATCTTCGGTCGACAATGGTTCAACCGGACAACCAAATGGGTCATCAACTAATGTTAAATCAAGTGAGGGAACAAATGGATTTCAATCTAATAGATGGAATGGTGAGAATTCGCGAGTTAAGAAAGGTCGAAGGCATTCGATTGGCGAGCCGGCTAAGTTTAATGGATCTATGTTTGATTTAGAAGGATCTTTGGAGAAGAGTACGGATCGGAAGTTTGCGTCGCAGAGTAATGTTGCTGATATGAGGGCTGTGACTTCCATGGTTGTAGATGAGTTTGAAGATGAATTTGATTACATAGATAGGTCTCACTTGGATGGCATGGAGTATTCTGCgaaacagaaaaagaagaagacgatTCTGCGAAAATTTGGAGATATTTTTCGGAGAAAAAGTCTGCAAAGATCAAATTCAACATCCTTTCCTTCTAAATGA
- the LOC109726053 gene encoding putative WEB family protein At1g65010, chloroplastic isoform X2: protein MAPKASPFGPNSKPPSPKSTKSTPFSSDSSDSRSAKLLERKSSAKATPSPEKRSTKVTEMQQQISQLRDELKREKEEKTLTLEELTELKKRSSSSDRVRVLEKEVEKAKQSERKMLESLVSQTKQLEQTKISLEEAKLEIRNLEASASSASRSSRNLQTHLRNNGFFNAFAGEEEIKVLKNELKLATEAEEKSNKAMDDLAIALKEVTTEANQVKGKLLVKEMELENAKAEAKKLKASVEIMEEKLRLAREEAERLKLEADEAVAVWNERESGFIDCMKNSEDETNKLKQENTKLIESQRVVREENSKLRDILKQAVSEAAVVKEELEIARNENSHLKDILSEKENALQSIKQEYECIKVSEAAAQDSLKELKSMLDTTSTYSTKTPSSVDNGSTGQPNGSSTNVKSSEGTNGFQSNRWNGENSRVKKGRRHSIGEPAKFNGSMFDLEGSLEKSTDRKFASQSNVADMRAVTSMVVDEFEDEFDYIDRSHLDGMEYSAKQKKKKTILRKFGDIFRRKSLQRSNSTSFPSK from the exons ATGGCACCAAAAGCCTCTCCTTTTGGGCCTAATTCGAAACCTCCTTCCCCCAAATCCACGAAGTCGACGCCATTCTCATCGGATTCCTCGGATTCACGATCCGCCAAACTCCTGGAGCGCAAATCCTCCGCAAAGGCGACACCTTCCCCTGAG AAGCGAAGCACAAAAGTTACGGAGATGCAACAGCAAATTAGTCAACTCCGTGATGAACtgaagagggagaaagaggagaagaccCTAACTTTAGAGGAACTCACCGAGCTTAAGAAGAGAAGTTCTTCTTCGGATAGAGTACGAGTTCTTGAGAAAGAAGTGGAGAAGGCGAAGCAGTCGGAAAGGAAGATGCTTGAATCACTTGTCTCGCAAACCAAACAGCTTGAGCAAACCAAGATTTCTCTGGAAGAAGCCAAGCTTGAGATAAGGAACTTGGAGGCTTCTGCTTCTTCGGCCAGCAGAAGCAGTAGGAATTTGCAGACCCATCTTAGGAACAACGGGTTTTTCAATGCGTTTGCGGGTGAGGAGGAGATTAAAGTGCTTAAGAATGAGCTTAAGCTGGCCACAGAAGCCGAAGAGAAAAGCAACAAGGCAATGGATGACTTGGCCATTGCTCTCAAGGAAGTAACCACGGAGGCCAATCAAGTGAAGGGGAAGCTCTTGGTGAAAGAGATGGAGTTGGAGAACGCAAAAGCAGAAGCCAAGAAATTGAAGGCTTCGGTGGAGATCATGGAGGAGAAGCTTCGGTTGGCTCGTGAGGAGGCCGAAAGATTGAAGCTTGAAGCGGATGAAGCGGTCGCCGTgtggaatgagagagagagcggattTATAGATTGTATGAAGAACTCCGAAGACGAGACCAATAAATTGAAGCAAGAGAACACGAAACTAATCGAGTCGCAACGAGTGGTTAGAGAAGAGAATTCCAAGTTGAGGGATATACTGAAGCAAGCGGTGAGCGAAGCCGCTGTGGTGAAAGAAGAGTTAGAAATTGCGAGAAACGAGAATTCTCACCTAAAAGATATACTATCTGAAAAGGAAAATGCATTACAGAGCATTAAGCAAGAATATGAATGCATTAAGGTCAGCGAAGCTGCGGCGCAAGATAGTCTAAAGGAATTGAAGAGCATGCTTGATACAACTTCTACTTACTCAACCAAAACTCCATCTTCGGTCGACAATGGTTCAACCGGACAACCAAATGGGTCATCAACTAATGTTAAATCAAGTGAGGGAACAAATGGATTTCAATCTAATAGATGGAATGGTGAGAATTCGCGAGTTAAGAAAGGTCGAAGGCATTCGATTGGCGAGCCGGCTAAGTTTAATGGATCTATGTTTGATTTAGAAGGATCTTTGGAGAAGAGTACGGATCGGAAGTTTGCGTCGCAGAGTAATGTTGCTGATATGAGGGCTGTGACTTCCATGGTTGTAGATGAGTTTGAAGATGAATTTGATTACATAGATAGGTCTCACTTGGATGGCATGGAGTATTCTGCgaaacagaaaaagaagaagacgatTCTGCGAAAATTTGGAGATATTTTTCGGAGAAAAAGTCTGCAAAGATCAAATTCAACATCCTTTCCTTCTAAATGA